The genomic window GGGTCACCATCCGCACCGAGCACGGCGCCCGCGAGGGTTACGTCGGCGACCCCGACCCGTGGCGGCGGTTCCGGATAACGGGCAAGAGCACGCCGCCGTTTCCGGTGCCGACCGAGTTGACCGAGGTGGAGTGAAGAATTGGTACGGTCGGATTCGTGATGCACAGCCGCCGGGAAGTCGACCAGGCGCGGCCCAAGCGGGTCGACGCCCGGACCGAGCGGTGGCGCGCGCACCGGGTGAAGGTGCGCGACGAGTTCGTCGACGCCGCGTTCCGCGCGCTGGACAAGTTCGGTCCGGAAGTCAGCATGGGCGATATCGCCAAGGAGGCGGGCGCCGCGAAGCCGAAGCTGTACCGGCACTTCGAGGACAAGACCGATCTCTACAACGCGATCGTGGACCGGGTGCGCGACATGCTCTGGGAACGCATCATCTCCAGCATCGATCTGAGCAACGACTCGGCGCGCGAACTGGTTCGGCGCGGCGCCGCGGAATACGCGCTGGTGGTCACCGAGCACCCGAACGTCTTCCGTTTCATGCTGCACAGCCACTTCACTCAGCAGGCGGACGAGTCGGAGCGGGCGCTGCAATCGGCACGACAGTCGGCGCGGCGGGCCGCCGAAATGTTCGCCGGGCTGATGGAGGACGAGTCGATCGACGTGGCCAGCGTCGAGCTCGTCAACTATTCGATATTCGGCGCGGTCGCCTCGGCCACCGACTGGTGGCTCGGCGCGAACCGGCTCCAAGCCAATGCGATGCCGATCGAGAAGTTCGTCGCTTACATCGCCGAGATCGTCTCGGCGCTCGCCGAGGCCAACGCTCGCCTCAACGGCATTGTCATCAACGCCGAGCTGCCCCTGCACTCCGCTTTTTCGACGACTTAGCGCCTCTCGGGCAACTTGGCCTTTTGGCGAGCTGGGCCTTTAGTGAGCTGGGCCCCTTCGGCGAACTGGGCCCCTGCGGCAACTGGTCCCCTTCGGCGAGC from Nocardia bhagyanarayanae includes these protein-coding regions:
- a CDS encoding TetR/AcrR family transcriptional regulator, which translates into the protein MHSRREVDQARPKRVDARTERWRAHRVKVRDEFVDAAFRALDKFGPEVSMGDIAKEAGAAKPKLYRHFEDKTDLYNAIVDRVRDMLWERIISSIDLSNDSARELVRRGAAEYALVVTEHPNVFRFMLHSHFTQQADESERALQSARQSARRAAEMFAGLMEDESIDVASVELVNYSIFGAVASATDWWLGANRLQANAMPIEKFVAYIAEIVSALAEANARLNGIVINAELPLHSAFSTT